One genomic segment of Hevea brasiliensis isolate MT/VB/25A 57/8 chromosome 3, ASM3005281v1, whole genome shotgun sequence includes these proteins:
- the LOC110663402 gene encoding uncharacterized protein LOC110663402 isoform X2 produces MSAADCILSISEALTKKNKVLSKNQKLLNSNASNQPISLVSAAIGEKKEKPSRELSEDSNFDMAYLLWKRIQELATLLQRLLAWSRKSRPLHAKGVEQVLKWLQEIKGHYGYFQDEADANFPKTGALLLSSCWKHYSILLHLEDHKFSQHCNELLDQYISGIQYYTDNHPEGHTENKDAGMETRKFFLNCLCLLLGRLDRKKFESTMSEYGMQISRILLSQLHYADEDVIAGAVCIFKEAIFKPNYYSGDGLTESRQMDMVLPLLLNLLDERDGIAKAVVVLIAEYCSMTSNSNCLKQVLERLASGNALQRRNAIDVVSQVLCMSLDSTGKLSHLAWQDIANNLLERFSDEDITIRQQASKLISMIDPALVFPALVHLIYSSDEGVQSCASTSLTTMLKCHSQKPEVICMLLDCLSNLNQGLDLSLTTGYQREGPKVDIDRVLKLMSEWSKSVQNWNSLIGPLIDKMFAEPANATIVRFLSCISEYLAEAADVVLSRVLLQIKPQEGISKGFLSRWESKSCTSEELMKMEQSLFERLCPLLIIRMLPLGVFDDLNSHTMYGQLPIQGITHEWEDINVVDECVAAFLLQRAFNKYEFEDVRKLAAELCGRIHPQVLLTIVSSLLEHAAISHDILRIKACLFAICSSLMVRGSDSVSHPAILQIRKTIETVVLWPSLDGDEVSKAQHGCIDCLALMICAELQALKSFKDSSEKYSTIGKTRNSGNDASDNSALAYVIHQLTNDKKEVSISTIRSEKNEFDAPVPHSFRLCMANTLISACQKISDSGKKSFARRTLPNLIHSVEMIMHAEIRAACVQVLFSAVYHLKSAILPYSVDLLKLSVKVLREGSEKEKMAGAKLVASLMGSEDAILESISEGLLEARQVLLSISSSDPSHDLRVVCKKLLACITSPSVPTKYLA; encoded by the exons ATGTCTGCTGCTGATTGTATTTTATCTATTAGTGAAGCATTAACAAAGAAGAATAAGGTTTTGAGCAAAAATCAAAAGCTGTTGAATTCAAATGCATCTAACCAGCCTATTAGTCTTGTATCAGCTGCTAttggagagaagaaagaaaaaccaTCTCGTGAACTTTCAGAAGACTCAAACTTTGACATGGCATACTTGCTTTGGAAGAGGATACAAGAACTTGCTACTCTATTACAGAGACTTCTTGCT TGGAGCAGAAAGAGTCGGCCTTTACATGCTAAAGGGGTGGAGCAAGTGCTTAAATGGTTGCAGGAAATAAAAGGGCACTATGGTTACTTTCAGGATGAGGCAG ATGCAAACTTTCCCAAAACTGGAGCCTTGctactttcttcttgttggaagcACTacagcattttattgcatttggaAGATCATAAATTTTCTCAGCATTGCAATGAATTGTTGGACCAGTACATATCTGGCATTCAG TATTATACAGACAACCATCCTGAGGGTCATACAGAGAACAAGGATGCTGGTATGGAGACTAGAAAATTTTTCCTCAACTGTCTATGCCTTCTTTTGGGACGTTTGGACAGAAAGAAATTTGAAAGCACAATGTCAGAATATGGAATGCAGATATCACGTATTCTTTTATCTCAG CTGCACTATGCTGATGAAGATGTGATAGCTGGAGCTGTTTGCATATTTAAGGAAGCCATATTTAAACCAAATTATTATTCTGGAGATGGCCTCACTGAAAGTAGACAGATGGATATGGTGTTACCTTTGTTGCTTAACCTTCTAGATGAGCGTGATGGCATTGCTAAAGCAGTTGTTGTTCTTATAGCAGAATATTGCTCCAT GACCTCAAACAGTAATTGTCTGAAACAAGTTCTGGAGCGCCTTGCTTCTGGAAATGCTTTGCAGAGAAGGAATGCTATTGATGTTGTATCACAAGTGTTGTGCATGTCATTGGACTCCACAGGCAAACTTTCCCATTTGGCATG GCAAGATATAGCAAACAACTTGCTAGAGCGCTTTAGCGATGAAGATATTACAATTCGTCAACAAGCATCTAAATTGATTTCAATGATAG ATCCAGCATTAGTTTTTCCTGCCTTAGTACACCTTATTTATTCATCAGATGAAGGGGTGCAATCATGTGCTAGTACTTCATTAACTACAATGCTCAAATGTCATAGCCAGAAACCTGAAGTTATATGTATGCTGCTTGACTGCCTTAG CAATCTCAACCAAGGTCTAGATCTTTCACTAACTACTGGATATCAAAGAGAAG GACCAAAGGTGGATATTGATCGAGTACTTAAGCTGATGTCAGAGTGGTCAAAAAGT GTCCAAAACTGGAACTCCTTGATTGGACCATTGATTGACAAGATGTTTGCAGAGCCAGCAAATGCAACTATTGTGCGGTTTTTAAGTTGTATAAGTGAATACCTAGCAGAAGCTGCGGATGTAGTACTTTCTCGTGTCCTGTTGCAGATTAAGCCACAGGAAGG GATCAGCAAGGGCTTCTTGTCCAGATGGGAGAGTAAATCCTGCACGAGTGAGGAGTTGATGAAAATGGAACAATCTTTATTTGAGCGCCTTTGTCCATTACTTATCATTCGGATGCTTCCATTGGGAGTTTTTGATGACCTGAATTCTCATACTATGTACGGTCAACTTCCCATCCAAGGCATTACTCATG AATGGGAAGATATCAATGTTGTTGATGAGTGTGTTGCTGCATTCCTTCTACAGAG GGCGTTTAATAAGTACGAATTTGAAGATGTAAGAAAACTTGCTGCTGAGCTCTGTGGCCGCATTCATCCTCAG GTGCTCCTTACGATTGTTTCCTCCTTATTAGAACATGCTGCAATTTCTCACGATATACTAAGGATAAAAGCTTGTCTATTTGCCATTTGCTCTTCTCTTATG GTTAGAGGGAGTGATTCAGTTTCTCATCCTGCAATTCTTCAAATCAGGAAAACTATAGAGACAGTTGTGTTGTGGCCGTCTTTAGATGGGGATGAAG tttccAAAGCACAACATGGATGCATTGACTGCTTGGCACTGATGATATGTGCTGAACTGCAAGCTCTCAAATCATTTAAGGACTCCTCAGAGAAGTATAGCACTATTGGGAAGACGAGAAATTCTG GGAATGATGCCTCAGATAACTCTGCTCTGGCCTATGTAATCCATCAACTGACAAATGATAAAAAAGAAGTTTCTATCTCCACAATAAGGAGTGAAAAAAATGAATTTGATGCACCAGTTCCACATTCTTTTCGTCTTTGTATGGCTAACACTCTCATAAGTGCTTGCCAGAAGATATCAGATTCTGGCAAGAAATCTTTTGCTCGAAGAACTCTTCCAAATCTTATTCATTCTGTTGAG ATGATAATGCATGCAGAGATCAGAGCTGCTTGTGTTCAGGTTCTGTTTTCAGCTGTGTACCATCTAAAGTCTGCAATCCTTCCATATTCAGTTGATCTTCTTAAACTCTCCGTGAAAGTTCTTAGGGAAGGTTCTGAGAAG GAAAAGATGGCAGGTGCAAAGCTAGTGGCATCACTCATGGGCAGTGAAGATGCCATTTTGGAAAGCATATCAGAGGGATTGCTAGAAGCCAGACAAGTGCTCTTAAGCATATCTTCTTCGGATCCTTCACATGACTTGCGAGTAGTATGCAAGAAGTTGCTTGCATGCATAACTTCTCCTTCAGTTCCAACGAAGTACTTAGCCTAA